The following proteins come from a genomic window of Oculatellaceae cyanobacterium:
- a CDS encoding NACHT domain-containing protein codes for MNLPDELKFILDRIANHQQSEADIAVLRQWLNTDGQIVTQTGKYAVNLGQGQDIHVGDRIYQGVDAEAIREIIKSLLQELQSPTQTPLAEKDPLSVDELVQQVRSRLYDDIQRLHGTMPLWGVDRWVPLGELFVDINILEELSSSRKSELDDLWQDFTTEMQGYSSYRSLDRIGLGKERQRVSGLEVLARNTNLMVVGKPGSGKTTYLQRVVTECNAGNLQAYRIPVLIKLREFVEDGREVAYSLERYLERCWRLLNVENQMVLERGRALLLLDGLDEVTGEDGKNITKEIKRFARAYPQVQVIVTCRTQSQESRFERFDYVEVADFNEPQVRAFAEHWFKTVIGDELAGLARAQEFLGLLFLEENKPIRELAITPILLSLTCAVFHQAGKFYSNRTKLYEEGLELLLEQWDKSREIERDEIYRDLSVERKLELLSYLAVKKFEQPQYVLFEQAEIDGYIAEFLGIGQRDSRVVLRAIESQHGLLIERSQKIWSFSHLTFQEYLVAKPFVESADWQKLATYVAEEQWRSVFLLGIEMAEAEAANLLYEMKRSIDSLVTGDEGIQDFLTWITGKALSVEVPTWYDRTAIRAIYFDIACGKVYAAYSTHEGAMLRQIFSLAWVIDPELGTDLELAIEIGRSRHLYRLHNLVQDIELSSCQIEQHWQFNNQQEELLQKYYTANKLFMDCLNSDCKIYDSIEEKVKKMVLLPSTEIEKHKRGKL; via the coding sequence ATGAATCTCCCAGATGAGTTAAAGTTTATCCTTGATCGTATCGCCAACCACCAGCAAAGCGAGGCTGATATTGCAGTTCTGCGACAGTGGCTCAACACTGATGGTCAGATTGTAACTCAAACGGGCAAGTATGCAGTCAATCTGGGGCAGGGGCAAGATATTCATGTAGGCGATCGCATTTATCAAGGTGTTGATGCTGAAGCAATTCGAGAAATCATCAAATCTCTCCTTCAGGAACTTCAATCCCCCACTCAAACCCCATTAGCAGAAAAAGACCCGCTTTCAGTTGATGAATTGGTGCAACAGGTGCGATCGCGCCTCTACGATGACATCCAACGCTTGCATGGCACGATGCCGCTTTGGGGCGTGGATCGTTGGGTGCCCTTGGGTGAATTGTTTGTGGATATCAATATTTTAGAGGAGCTGAGCAGTAGCCGCAAGTCGGAACTTGATGACCTGTGGCAGGATTTCACGACGGAGATGCAGGGGTATTCGAGCTATCGCAGTTTGGATCGCATTGGCTTGGGCAAAGAGCGGCAACGGGTGTCGGGGCTGGAAGTGCTGGCGAGGAATACGAACTTGATGGTGGTGGGCAAACCGGGTTCGGGGAAGACCACCTATTTGCAGCGAGTGGTGACCGAGTGCAATGCGGGAAACTTACAAGCGTATCGGATTCCCGTGTTGATTAAGCTGCGAGAGTTTGTGGAGGATGGGCGTGAGGTTGCCTATTCGCTAGAGCGTTATCTAGAGAGGTGCTGGCGGTTATTGAATGTAGAAAATCAGATGGTGCTTGAGCGAGGTCGGGCGCTCCTGCTGCTGGATGGGTTGGATGAGGTGACGGGGGAGGATGGGAAGAACATCACGAAGGAAATCAAGCGGTTTGCTCGTGCCTATCCACAGGTGCAGGTGATTGTGACCTGTCGAACGCAGAGCCAGGAATCGCGGTTTGAGCGGTTTGATTATGTGGAGGTGGCAGATTTTAATGAGCCGCAGGTGCGGGCATTTGCCGAGCATTGGTTTAAGACGGTGATAGGGGATGAGTTGGCGGGATTGGCGAGGGCGCAGGAGTTTCTGGGGCTGCTCTTTTTGGAGGAGAATAAACCGATTCGGGAGTTGGCGATTACGCCGATTTTGCTGAGTTTGACCTGTGCAGTGTTTCACCAGGCAGGGAAGTTTTACTCGAACCGTACCAAGCTCTATGAAGAGGGGTTGGAGTTACTGCTAGAGCAGTGGGACAAGTCGCGGGAGATTGAGCGGGATGAGATTTATCGGGATTTGTCGGTGGAGCGGAAGCTGGAGCTATTGAGTTACCTGGCGGTGAAGAAGTTTGAGCAGCCCCAGTATGTGTTGTTTGAGCAGGCGGAGATTGATGGGTATATTGCGGAGTTTTTGGGGATTGGGCAGCGGGATAGTCGGGTGGTGTTGAGGGCGATCGAATCGCAGCATGGGTTATTGATTGAGCGAAGTCAGAAGATTTGGTCTTTCTCACATTTGACATTTCAAGAATATCTTGTGGCAAAACCATTTGTTGAAAGTGCTGACTGGCAAAAATTAGCCACGTATGTTGCAGAGGAACAGTGGCGATCAGTATTTCTTCTTGGAATCGAAATGGCCGAGGCAGAAGCTGCCAATTTGTTATATGAGATGAAGCGCTCTATCGATAGCTTAGTCACTGGAGATGAAGGAATACAAGATTTTTTAACCTGGATCACTGGGAAAGCTTTATCCGTTGAAGTTCCTACTTGGTATGACCGTACTGCAATACGAGCAATTTACTTCGATATAGCTTGTGGTAAAGTTTACGCTGCTTACAGTACTCATGAAGGTGCGATGTTAAGGCAAATTTTCTCTTTAGCTTGGGTTATTGATCCCGAATTAGGTACAGATCTTGAATTAGCCATTGAGATTGGGCGATCTCGCCATCTATACCGCCTCCATAATCTTGTCCAAGATATTGAACTTTCCTCTTGCCAAATTGAACAACACTGGCAGTTCAATAATCAGCAGGAAGAACTGCTTCAAAAATACTACACAGCAAACAAATTATTCATGGACTGCTTGAATAGCGATTGTAAAATTTACGATTCCATAGAGGAGAAAGTTAAGAAAATGGTGTTGTTACCGAGCACCGAAATTGAAAAACACAAACGGGGAAAATTATAG